The following proteins are co-located in the Tardibacter chloracetimidivorans genome:
- a CDS encoding M23 family metallopeptidase, with the protein MAAVAGCAPPSVPPPPPTPLPPPVAIRPLERVDDNAFAFQGALAQGGYAIGQAPPDAISVTLDGRQVMLAPNRRFALGFNRDAQERSTVEARMADGSRLIARIRIAQRRYDVQSIPGLPGRSQPSPEYERLRKAERARIVEARAQRNASDGWQQRWIWPVIGRMSGVYGSQRVLGGVPRNPHYGVDIAVPSGTPIVAPADGVVALASPPQFSLEGNLVIIDHGMGVNTAYLHLSRVDVRRGERVRRGQRIGTVGTTGRSTGPHLHWAVNWLDQRLDPELVAGTMPGASRRGDDG; encoded by the coding sequence GTGGCGGCCGTCGCAGGGTGCGCGCCGCCTTCGGTTCCGCCTCCGCCGCCCACACCTCTCCCGCCGCCGGTCGCCATCCGTCCGCTGGAGCGGGTGGACGACAACGCCTTTGCCTTTCAGGGGGCGCTCGCCCAGGGCGGCTATGCGATCGGGCAAGCGCCGCCCGACGCCATATCGGTGACGCTCGACGGGCGGCAGGTGATGCTTGCGCCCAACCGCCGGTTCGCGCTTGGCTTCAACCGCGATGCGCAGGAGCGTTCTACCGTTGAGGCGCGCATGGCCGACGGATCGCGCCTGATCGCAAGGATCAGGATCGCGCAGCGCCGATATGATGTGCAGAGCATCCCCGGATTGCCGGGCCGGTCGCAGCCAAGCCCCGAATATGAGCGGCTGAGGAAGGCAGAGCGCGCCCGGATCGTGGAGGCGCGCGCGCAGAGAAACGCAAGCGACGGCTGGCAGCAGCGATGGATCTGGCCGGTGATCGGGAGGATGTCCGGCGTGTACGGATCACAGCGTGTCCTTGGCGGTGTGCCCCGCAATCCGCATTACGGAGTGGACATCGCCGTGCCGAGCGGTACGCCCATCGTCGCTCCGGCGGATGGTGTGGTGGCGCTTGCCAGCCCTCCGCAATTCAGCCTTGAGGGCAATCTGGTGATCATCGATCACGGCATGGGGGTGAACACGGCCTATCTGCATCTGTCGCGCGTGGACGTGCGGCGCGGCGAACGGGTGCGCCGGGGCCAGCGGATCGGCACGGTGGGCACCACCGGCCGCTCCACCGGGCCTCATCTGCACTGGGCGGTGAACTGGCTTGACCAGCGTCTCGACCCGGAGCTTGTGGCCGGAACGATGCCCGGCGCCTCCCGCCGGGGCGATGACGGCTGA
- the xseA gene encoding exodeoxyribonuclease VII large subunit has protein sequence MTSVPNDPTLNEENARLVAEEGASGNSPALSVSELSNALKRTVEDRFGHVRVRGEISGWKRAASGHGYLCLKDDNAVLDGVMWKGVLQSLRFAPEDGLEVIATGKLTTYPGRSKYQIVIERLEIAGAGALMALLEQRRRKLLAEGLFDPARKRPLPFLPEVIGVVTSPTGAVIRDILHRLEDRFPRRVIVWPVLVQGETAAAQVAAAVRGFNAISGVDRPDLLIVARGGGSIEDLWAFNEEIVVRAVAESGIPTISAVGHETDTTLCDFAADVRAPTPTAAAEMAVPVRADLITAVRQLSLRAERCAQRVLESRRERVEGLGRRLPTPRALLGLARQRADDIGERLPRALAVRAQRASASLDAVGARLRPQLLDRRLKEAGSQLERLWRVAESLNPKGVLRRGYALVTDTSGHVVTSAAGARAARRVSLQFADGGVDATIGSDESAPRAPSPKKAAAASSSQPKLL, from the coding sequence ATGACTTCAGTGCCCAATGATCCGACCCTTAACGAGGAGAATGCCCGGCTGGTAGCCGAGGAAGGTGCTTCAGGCAATTCGCCCGCCCTTTCCGTATCCGAACTGTCGAACGCGCTGAAGCGCACGGTGGAGGACCGTTTCGGCCATGTCCGCGTGCGGGGCGAGATTTCCGGATGGAAACGGGCGGCGTCGGGGCACGGCTATCTGTGCCTGAAGGACGACAACGCCGTGCTTGACGGGGTGATGTGGAAAGGCGTGCTGCAATCGCTGCGCTTTGCGCCCGAGGACGGGCTTGAGGTGATCGCCACCGGCAAGCTCACCACCTATCCCGGCCGGTCGAAATACCAGATCGTCATCGAAAGGCTGGAGATCGCGGGCGCGGGCGCGCTGATGGCGCTGCTGGAGCAACGGCGCAGGAAGCTGCTGGCCGAAGGACTGTTCGACCCTGCCCGCAAGCGCCCGCTGCCGTTCCTGCCCGAAGTGATCGGCGTCGTGACGTCGCCGACGGGTGCGGTGATCCGCGACATATTGCACCGGCTGGAAGATCGCTTCCCGCGCCGGGTGATCGTCTGGCCGGTGCTGGTGCAGGGCGAGACGGCGGCCGCCCAGGTGGCGGCGGCGGTGAGGGGCTTCAACGCCATCTCGGGCGTGGATCGGCCAGATCTGCTGATCGTGGCGCGGGGCGGCGGATCGATCGAGGATCTCTGGGCCTTCAACGAGGAGATCGTCGTGCGGGCGGTCGCCGAAAGCGGCATTCCCACCATCTCGGCGGTGGGACATGAGACGGACACGACATTGTGCGATTTCGCCGCCGATGTCCGCGCGCCTACGCCCACCGCCGCCGCCGAAATGGCGGTGCCGGTCCGCGCCGATCTGATCACCGCCGTCCGCCAGCTTTCGCTCAGGGCGGAACGCTGCGCCCAACGGGTGCTGGAGTCGCGGCGGGAGCGGGTGGAAGGGCTTGGCCGCCGCCTGCCGACACCGCGCGCGCTGCTGGGGCTTGCCCGTCAGCGGGCCGATGACATCGGGGAACGCCTGCCCCGCGCGCTCGCAGTCCGTGCGCAGCGGGCAAGCGCCTCGCTGGATGCAGTGGGCGCACGGCTGCGGCCCCAGCTTCTGGACCGGCGGCTGAAGGAAGCCGGGAGCCAGCTGGAAAGGCTGTGGCGGGTGGCCGAAAGCCTCAATCCCAAGGGGGTTCTGCGCCGGGGCTATGCTTTGGTGACCGATACTTCGGGTCATGTCGTCACCAGCGCGGCGGGCGCCCGAGCGGCGCGGCGCGTATCTCTGCAATTTGCGGACGGCGGCGTCGATGCTACGATAGGGTCAGATGAATCCGCGCCGCGCGCGCCGTCTCCCAAAAAGGCGGCCGCCGCGTCGTCGAGCCAACCCAAGCTGCTTTGA
- a CDS encoding DUF2093 domain-containing protein — MLMSNGGRQARLHYLSSSFRVLSAGDYVLCAVTGQQIPLDRLRYWSAERQEAYASAEASAKRESGIS, encoded by the coding sequence ATGCTGATGTCGAACGGAGGCCGGCAGGCCCGGCTCCATTATCTCTCCAGTTCCTTCCGCGTCCTGTCGGCGGGGGATTATGTGCTGTGCGCGGTGACGGGCCAGCAGATTCCGCTCGATCGGTTGCGCTACTGGAGCGCGGAGCGGCAGGAGGCCTATGCGTCTGCCGAAGCGTCTGCGAAGCGGGAGTCCGGCATATCCTGA
- the purD gene encoding phosphoribosylamine--glycine ligase has protein sequence MNVLLVGSGGREHALAWKLAQSPRLGKLWAAPGNAGIANHGECVALNVADHGEVIAFCRENEIDLVVIGPEQPLVEGLANALAQAGIKAFGPSAKAAQLEGSKGFTKDLCARAGIPTAAYARFDDAKAARAYLATQPVPVVIKADGLAAGKGVVIATTREEADAAVDMMFDGGFGAAGAEVVIEAFLEGEEASFFAITDGETVLPFGSAQDHKRVGEGDTGPNTGGMGAYSPARVLTPALEAQVMADIVLPTVKAMATEGTPYRGVLYAGLMLTADGPQLIEYNARFGDPECQVLMMRLESDLVELIDAACSGRLGEIEPKWRDEAALTVVMAAQGYPGTPTKGTVIEGLDAAAGTGAMVFHAGTARDAEGRIIANGGRVLNVTALGATVGEAQAAAYRAVDSIRWPGGFCRRDIGWREVAREGG, from the coding sequence ATGAACGTCCTGCTTGTGGGCTCCGGCGGCCGGGAACATGCGCTGGCGTGGAAGCTGGCGCAATCGCCGCGTCTGGGCAAGCTCTGGGCCGCGCCCGGCAACGCCGGTATCGCAAACCATGGCGAATGTGTCGCCCTCAATGTGGCCGATCACGGCGAGGTCATTGCATTTTGCCGCGAGAACGAGATCGACCTGGTGGTGATCGGCCCGGAGCAGCCGCTGGTCGAAGGCTTGGCCAATGCTCTCGCGCAGGCGGGGATCAAGGCGTTCGGCCCATCGGCAAAGGCCGCGCAGCTTGAAGGATCGAAAGGCTTCACCAAGGATCTGTGCGCCCGCGCCGGCATCCCGACCGCCGCCTACGCGCGGTTCGACGATGCGAAGGCAGCGCGCGCCTATCTCGCGACGCAACCGGTGCCGGTCGTCATCAAGGCCGATGGCCTGGCCGCGGGCAAGGGCGTGGTGATCGCCACCACCCGCGAGGAGGCGGACGCCGCGGTCGACATGATGTTCGACGGCGGCTTTGGCGCGGCAGGCGCCGAAGTGGTGATCGAGGCCTTTCTGGAAGGCGAGGAAGCGAGCTTTTTCGCAATAACCGATGGCGAGACGGTGCTGCCCTTCGGTTCGGCGCAGGACCACAAGCGCGTGGGCGAGGGCGACACCGGCCCCAACACCGGCGGCATGGGCGCCTATTCGCCCGCGCGGGTGCTGACTCCCGCGCTTGAGGCGCAGGTGATGGCGGACATCGTCCTGCCGACGGTGAAGGCGATGGCGACGGAGGGAACGCCCTATCGCGGCGTGCTGTACGCAGGGCTGATGCTGACGGCGGACGGCCCCCAGCTTATCGAATACAACGCCCGCTTCGGCGACCCCGAATGCCAGGTGCTGATGATGCGGCTGGAAAGCGACCTTGTGGAACTGATCGACGCCGCCTGCTCCGGCAGGCTCGGCGAGATCGAACCGAAATGGCGGGACGAGGCGGCGCTGACCGTGGTGATGGCGGCGCAAGGCTATCCGGGGACACCCACCAAGGGCACGGTGATAGAAGGACTGGATGCGGCCGCCGGGACGGGAGCCATGGTCTTTCACGCCGGCACTGCCCGCGATGCCGAAGGGCGGATCATCGCCAACGGCGGCCGCGTACTCAACGTCACCGCGCTGGGGGCGACGGTGGGAGAGGCGCAGGCAGCCGCCTATCGTGCCGTCGACAGCATCCGCTGGCCCGGCGGCTTCTGCCGGCGCGACATCGGCTGGCGGGAAGTTGCAAGGGAAGGCGGATAA
- a CDS encoding SAM-dependent methyltransferase encodes MMLLDRLLKRLIREGELVTTWPDGSTTRYGSPTPGRAPVAITIASPTAARRIATNPMLAAGEEFMSGGLRVPDDDILPLLDLVSHNMRWEWGNRARMLLSSGQRWLSGLTQLNDAVRSKKNVAHHYDLSDRLYDLFLDADRQYSCAYFTDRDNSLEQAQTDKKAHIAAKLCLKPGQRVLDIGCGWGGLALYLNRVADVDVLGITLSEEQFAVAQRRAAEAGVSDRVKFQLVDYRALAGQFDRIVSVGMFEHVGLPNYRRFCEVVRDRMTDDGVALLHTIGRADGPGVTDPWTRKYIFPGGYSPALSEVLPAIEQSWLWVTDVEVLRLHYAYTIEHWYARARAARDRIVALYDERFYRMWTFYLAGAITAFRNDGHCNFQIQLARKRDSVPLTRDYIAGAEAQYRAKG; translated from the coding sequence GTGATGCTGCTCGACCGATTGCTCAAGCGCCTGATACGGGAAGGCGAGCTTGTCACCACCTGGCCGGACGGTTCAACGACGCGTTACGGAAGCCCCACACCCGGCCGCGCCCCGGTTGCGATCACCATAGCCTCGCCCACCGCCGCCCGTCGGATCGCAACCAACCCCATGCTTGCTGCGGGCGAGGAGTTCATGTCGGGCGGCCTTCGGGTGCCCGATGACGACATCCTGCCGCTGCTCGATCTCGTCTCGCACAACATGCGCTGGGAATGGGGCAACAGGGCGCGCATGCTCCTGTCCAGCGGCCAGCGCTGGCTGTCGGGCCTGACCCAGCTGAACGACGCGGTGCGATCCAAGAAGAACGTCGCCCATCATTACGACCTGTCGGACCGGCTCTATGATCTTTTCCTCGACGCCGACCGCCAGTACAGCTGCGCCTATTTCACCGATCGGGACAACAGCCTTGAACAGGCGCAGACGGACAAGAAAGCCCATATCGCCGCCAAGCTGTGTCTGAAGCCGGGACAGAGGGTGCTCGACATCGGCTGCGGCTGGGGCGGGCTTGCGCTCTACCTCAACCGCGTCGCCGATGTGGACGTGCTGGGCATCACCCTGTCGGAGGAGCAGTTCGCCGTGGCCCAGCGCCGCGCCGCCGAGGCGGGCGTTTCCGACCGGGTGAAGTTCCAGCTTGTCGATTATCGCGCCCTCGCCGGGCAGTTCGACCGCATCGTCTCGGTCGGCATGTTCGAGCATGTCGGGCTGCCCAACTACCGCCGCTTCTGCGAGGTGGTACGCGACCGCATGACCGATGACGGAGTCGCGCTGCTCCACACCATCGGGCGCGCGGACGGGCCGGGCGTGACCGACCCCTGGACGCGCAAATACATCTTCCCCGGCGGCTATTCGCCCGCACTGTCCGAGGTGTTGCCCGCAATCGAGCAAAGCTGGCTGTGGGTGACTGACGTGGAGGTGCTCCGCCTCCATTACGCCTATACGATCGAGCATTGGTATGCCCGCGCGCGCGCCGCGCGGGACAGGATCGTCGCGCTATACGACGAACGCTTCTACCGGATGTGGACCTTCTATCTGGCAGGTGCGATCACGGCCTTCCGCAACGACGGGCACTGCAATTTCCAGATACAGCTTGCCCGCAAACGCGATTCCGTGCCCCTGACGCGCGACTATATCGCCGGGGCGGAAGCGCAGTACCGGGCGAAGGGGTAG